In a single window of the Gemmatimonadaceae bacterium genome:
- a CDS encoding Ig-like domain-containing protein produces the protein MRSPSLAATLARALAGALARALAGALASASLAPAIISAQAGGPRIVVTPANPRVVARDTLRLTAMVVDEGGKALPGVKVRYFGGAFEATVDSMGLVTSGAVGKFPVVISAIVPGSRPLTRKVDVLMVPGRATSVAVTPQPTRLLAGQRLQLSAVARSADGDSATEPVAWKSSAPAIVRVSETGLVSALAIGKARIVAAAGAAERAIDVDVVSANGATVTVTPAATSARQGDVLHFAVQVKDATGRAIPGLTPSWTFSPGRGEIGSDGGFVGFDPGTYLVSANFGRLSGDASVTLTDRNVRRKATVVGSVLRTAFVTSEVWVHPNGKVAYLGTHAGGDRFYVINIADPTKPVIADSVIENFRVVNDIMTDEKGEVMVFTREGADNRKNGIVIATLEDPLHPKKVADFTDGVTSGVHSAFIYTDPKYGRHAYITNDGTGAVHVINIDNPAAPRQVSQWRPSRPPSSDAGRTLHDVDVQDGLLYGSWWNDGLIILDVGNGMRGGTPSNPVVVAQYKYDLDAIYASRLETEGATGYIRGTHTAWRHKNYVFIADEVFDPAEVQAALGGRVGRAYGRLQVIDVSDITKPRSVAWYEPEFGGVHNVWAAGDTLYMGAYNSGFHAFDVSGELRGNLQHQGREITHFQPQSPQGKIPNATMTWGVVVKNGLAFINDMNSGLWIVRMEPKATIVP, from the coding sequence ATGCGCTCTCCCTCTCTTGCCGCAACGCTCGCACGCGCGCTGGCAGGCGCGCTCGCACGCGCGCTGGCAGGCGCGCTCGCCAGTGCGAGCCTCGCCCCGGCGATCATCTCGGCGCAGGCAGGCGGCCCTCGGATCGTCGTCACGCCGGCCAATCCGCGCGTGGTTGCCCGGGACACGTTGCGGCTGACGGCGATGGTCGTCGATGAGGGCGGGAAGGCGCTTCCGGGCGTCAAGGTCCGCTACTTCGGTGGTGCCTTCGAGGCCACGGTGGACTCGATGGGGCTCGTCACGTCCGGGGCGGTGGGGAAGTTCCCCGTCGTCATCTCCGCCATCGTCCCCGGCTCGCGCCCGTTGACGCGCAAGGTCGACGTGCTCATGGTGCCAGGGAGGGCGACCAGTGTCGCCGTCACCCCGCAGCCGACCCGGCTCCTCGCCGGGCAGCGATTGCAGCTGTCGGCGGTGGCCCGGTCCGCGGACGGCGATTCGGCGACCGAGCCTGTCGCCTGGAAGTCGTCCGCGCCGGCCATCGTGCGCGTCAGCGAGACGGGGCTCGTCTCCGCGCTCGCCATAGGGAAGGCGCGCATAGTTGCAGCCGCCGGGGCTGCCGAACGGGCGATCGACGTCGACGTCGTCAGCGCCAACGGGGCCACGGTGACGGTGACACCGGCGGCCACCAGTGCACGGCAGGGTGACGTCCTGCACTTCGCCGTGCAGGTCAAGGACGCGACCGGGAGGGCGATCCCGGGGCTCACGCCGAGTTGGACCTTCTCCCCCGGACGCGGCGAGATCGGGAGCGATGGCGGCTTTGTCGGCTTCGATCCCGGGACCTATCTCGTGAGCGCCAACTTCGGGCGCCTCTCGGGTGATGCCTCGGTCACCCTCACCGATCGCAACGTGCGCCGCAAGGCAACCGTCGTCGGCTCCGTGCTGCGCACCGCCTTCGTCACCTCCGAGGTGTGGGTGCACCCCAACGGGAAAGTCGCGTATCTCGGGACGCACGCCGGCGGCGATCGCTTCTACGTGATCAACATCGCCGACCCGACCAAGCCCGTCATTGCCGACTCGGTCATCGAGAACTTCCGCGTCGTGAATGACATCATGACCGACGAGAAGGGCGAGGTCATGGTCTTCACGCGCGAAGGGGCCGACAACCGGAAGAACGGGATCGTCATCGCCACGCTCGAGGATCCGCTGCACCCGAAGAAGGTCGCCGACTTCACGGATGGCGTGACCTCCGGGGTCCACTCGGCGTTCATCTACACCGACCCAAAGTATGGGCGCCATGCCTACATCACGAATGACGGCACGGGCGCGGTCCACGTCATCAACATCGACAACCCAGCCGCGCCGCGACAGGTCTCGCAGTGGAGACCGTCGCGCCCGCCCAGCTCGGATGCGGGGCGCACCTTGCACGACGTCGACGTGCAGGACGGGCTCCTCTACGGCAGTTGGTGGAACGACGGATTGATCATCCTCGACGTGGGCAACGGGATGCGCGGCGGGACGCCCTCCAACCCGGTGGTAGTGGCGCAATACAAGTACGACCTCGACGCCATCTACGCCTCGCGCCTGGAAACCGAGGGGGCGACCGGCTACATCCGCGGGACGCACACCGCGTGGCGTCACAAGAACTACGTCTTCATTGCCGATGAGGTCTTCGATCCCGCCGAGGTGCAAGCCGCGCTTGGAGGACGCGTCGGGCGCGCCTACGGGCGTTTGCAGGTGATCGACGTCAGCGACATCACCAAGCCGAGGAGCGTCGCCTGGTACGAGCCCGAATTCGGCGGGGTGCACAACGTCTGGGCGGCGGGCGACACGCTCTACATGGGTGCGTACAACTCAGGCTTCCACGCCTTCGACGTCTCGGGCGAACTGCGCGGCAACTTGCAGCATCAGGGTCGCGAGATCACCCACTTCCAGCCGCAATCGCCGCAAGGGAAGATCCCCAACGCCACAATGACCTGGGGCGTCGTGGTGAAGAACGGCCTCGCGTTCATCAACGACATGAACAGCGGGCTGTGGATAGTCAGGATGGAGCCGAAGGCGACGATAGTGCCTTAG
- a CDS encoding DUF58 domain-containing protein — protein MPIPSRRWFIGAAALALVAPLALVWSGASLLLVVLDLAWVALLAIDTWRAWGIETKDVSVQRESPPAFSLGRSLPVSYRWQSHLPRRTTVQVVEALPPILSLAGGAERTLVLPPESPLYERHDVRPVARGKAGEGALHLRVQSPWGLAWRPLRVPLPWQVTVYPTLVGASLRALPTQAQRRREVGLRNVRRLGEGRVFESLREWVQGDDTRTIDWKATARRGKPMVRQYEDERRQQVLIVIDAGRMLTAESQGRSRLEFVVEAALQLAHAAADHDDNVGLMVFADAVQHYLAPARGRRALRGVLDALAMVRGTVVEPDYPGAFAYLAQRNRRRALTVVFTDVIDRTASEALVAQVGALRPRHLPLAVALRDPALDALATARPATVHGAFERAAAEELLQSREFALAEMRAQGVLVLDVAPAGAAEAVVEQYNRLKRRGTL, from the coding sequence ATGCCCATTCCCTCGCGTCGCTGGTTCATCGGCGCCGCCGCTCTGGCGCTGGTGGCGCCGCTTGCCCTGGTGTGGAGCGGGGCGTCGCTCCTCCTCGTGGTGCTCGACCTGGCGTGGGTGGCGCTCCTGGCGATCGATACGTGGCGCGCGTGGGGGATCGAGACGAAGGACGTTTCCGTGCAGCGCGAGTCGCCCCCCGCCTTCTCGTTAGGGCGATCGCTGCCGGTGAGCTATCGCTGGCAGTCGCACCTGCCGCGTCGCACCACCGTGCAGGTCGTGGAGGCGCTCCCGCCGATCCTCTCGCTCGCCGGTGGCGCGGAGCGGACGCTCGTGCTCCCGCCGGAGTCCCCGCTGTACGAGCGGCACGACGTGCGCCCAGTGGCGCGCGGCAAGGCGGGGGAGGGGGCGTTGCACCTGCGGGTGCAATCCCCCTGGGGACTGGCGTGGCGCCCGCTCCGTGTTCCGTTGCCGTGGCAGGTGACCGTGTATCCCACGCTCGTGGGCGCCTCGCTGCGAGCCCTTCCCACGCAGGCGCAGCGTCGGCGTGAGGTGGGGCTGCGCAACGTGCGGCGGCTGGGGGAAGGGCGCGTCTTCGAGTCGCTGCGAGAGTGGGTGCAGGGCGACGACACGCGCACCATTGACTGGAAGGCGACCGCGCGCCGCGGCAAGCCGATGGTTCGTCAGTACGAGGACGAGCGGCGCCAGCAGGTGCTCATCGTGATCGACGCCGGTCGCATGCTCACCGCCGAATCGCAGGGGCGCTCGCGCCTGGAGTTCGTGGTGGAGGCCGCGTTGCAGCTGGCGCACGCCGCGGCCGACCATGACGATAACGTTGGGCTGATGGTCTTTGCCGATGCGGTGCAGCACTACCTGGCCCCGGCGCGCGGGCGCCGGGCGCTGCGCGGCGTGCTCGACGCGCTGGCCATGGTGCGCGGGACCGTGGTCGAGCCCGACTATCCCGGCGCCTTCGCGTATCTCGCCCAGCGCAACCGCCGCCGCGCACTCACCGTCGTCTTCACCGACGTCATCGACCGCACCGCGAGCGAGGCGCTCGTGGCGCAGGTAGGCGCCCTGCGTCCGCGTCATCTTCCGCTCGCCGTCGCCCTTCGCGACCCCGCGCTCGACGCCCTCGCCACCGCGCGCCCGGCGACCGTGCACGGGGCGTTCGAGCGCGCCGCCGCCGAGGAGCTGCTCCAGTCACGCGAGTTCGCACTCGCCGAGATGCGTGCGCAGGGAGTGCTGGTCCTCGATGTCGCGCCCGCGGGTGCGGCGGAGGCAGTCGTGGAGCAGTACAACCGTCTCAAGCGGCGGGGGACGCTGTAG